GACATCAATGTAGTGACTTTTATATAATCAAACAATTTATATTCTGATGGCGAATATAAATTTATAACACTTAGCAAACTCTCTTTGATAAACTCATTGTTTGCAATAATACTTCCAAGACTTATAATGGCAGCTACAAAAATCAAAGAAGAAAAGTTTATACTATTTATATCTTTATTTTTTATGATATTTATACTTGGATATGCTAAAAATAAAACTCCAATCATAGCTATTACACTTGGTGAGATTTTATGAATAAAGTCTGTTAACCAAAAGCTTAACATGATAAGTAGAGTTATCATAACTATCTTTTCGTTTTTACTAAAAGAACTATTCTCTTTTTTAATTTTGTTTTGTTTTATTTCATCTTTAAAAAATAGGTATATTAAAGCAACGATTATAATGTTTTTTAAAAAACCTAAAACAAAGAAGTTTGATAATAAATAATGAGAAAATAAAAGCTCAAAATCATAAATCTCTTTTGTAAGACCACTTAATATCATATTTGGAACATTTGCAGGCAAAATTGTAAATGCTGGAATAGAACTACAAAGTATAAAAGTAAGTAGTATTCCAATATAACCTTTGTCTTTTTCTTCAAAACCTAAGGCATTTGCTATTGTTATAGCTAAGGGTACTAATAAAACAACTCTAACAACGCTAGAGGGCATTAAAAAACTAAATGCTATACAGAAAATAGAAATATAGATTAAAAGTTTTAAATAGCTAATATTCTTAATTATAGAAAAAAAGTTAGAAAATCTATTGTTTAAGTTTACATTCTTTATAGCAGTTGCTATTAGCATACCAGAAAAAACTAACCAAAAAGCAGAAGATGAAAAACCAGAAAAGATCATTTCTTTAGGGCTTAATGTAAAAACTAAACAAGTAAATAAAAATATCAGTGATGAAAAATATAAAGGTATAATATTTGTTGCCCAATAAGCAATAGTAGAAAATATCAAGGTGATTAGTATCAGATCTTTTGTTTCATTAATAAAATTATTTAAAATAAAATATAAAAATAATGGAATAGATATAAAAGCAATATTTTTTATCATAAAACTTTTCCTTTTTTATAAAATTTTAGCAAGTAAAAAAGTTATTGTATTGTATTATCTTGAACAATCATGGAATATTCTTGAAGTTTTTAGGAGTAATTCCATGATATTTTTTAAACTCTTTTGTAAAGTGTGATTGATCATAAAAGCCACAATCTTGTGCAACAGAAGCCAAGGAATCATATTTTTTCAAAAGTTTTGTTGCTTTTGAGACTCTTAAAAAGTTTATAAAACTTTGAGGTGTAAGACCTATTGTTTTTGAAAAAATTCTATGAAAATAGTAAGGATTCATTTTCATAATTTCAGCCATTTTATAAAAGTTTAGCTCTTTTAATTCATAGCTTTCTTCTTTTAGATATTTAAATAGTAGTTCAAACTTTTCGTTTTCTATTGTTTTAATCTTTTCTTTATATGTCATATATTTTTCACAAAACAAAGTTATAAAATTAATAATCTCTTCATCAATAAGTTTTTCAGATAATAAAGTTGTACGTATCAATTCTTCTAAGTGGCTAAATAATTTATCATCTTTTATAAAATACTCTTTAAAAGTATAATTACTTTTTGAGCAGATACTACTAGCAATATTTTCAAAAAAATCTTTTGGAATAAAACAAGTTAAAAAATTCCATTTACCATCTATATCATATGATATACAAGAATGTACAGTATTAGGAGGTATAATAAAAATCATTTTTTCATTTACTTCATTTTTTTCATTTTCTAATGTAAATACTCCTTTCCCATGTAAACAAATTCCAATCATATAAGTGTCTTCATGTATATGTTTTGCAAATGAATGTTTTTTGATTATATTTTTAAAGATAAGTTTGTGTTCTTTGAAAGATATCTCTTTCATAGTAGAGTTCTTTTTCATTTTTTCTCTTTATTGATTTTGTTATTTTATTAACTAATTAGTATTTTTAATAGATTGAAACCATACTGTTGCAAATGATTTTACAGCAATAGAAATCTCATCTTCTTTAAAACCTCCAAAACCTAGATAAATTGTATTATCATTTAAGTTTGAATCATAAGTAGTAGAGTAAACCTTTATTGATTTTTCTTCTAATAAAAGATGTAATTTCTCCCAATTTATATTTATCTTTGATTTAATAAGTATAGTTAAGCCACTTCCTTCTCTTATAATCTCTACACTATCTTCTAAATACTCTTTTATAGCTTTTTTCATTAGGTCATGTTTCTTCTTATTTAGAGTTCTCATTTTTCTTATATGCTTATCCCAATATCCTTCTTTTATAAATAACTCTAAACTCTTTTGTATATCAATTGGTACTCCTGAAAAAGAGAAATAAAATATCTTCTTATACATAGATATAAGCTTTTTAGGTAAAACTATATAACTTACTCTAATAGCAGGGGATAAAGCTTTTGAAAAGGTTCCAGAGTAAATAACTCTTTGATTGTCATTTATTCCTTGTAAAGAAGGAATTGGTCTATTGTTATAACTAAGTTCACTATCATAATCATCTTCTATAATATAAGCATCATTGTCACAAGCCCAGTTTATAAGGTCTATTCTTTTTGAAATAGGAATAGTTTTTCCTGTTGGATATTGATGAGAAGGGGTTACATAAATGAGCTTACTTTTAGTTTGTTTTAATGCTTTTAAATCTATACCATTTCTTAAAATAGGAATATTTGTAATTTTATAGTTTTGGAGAGAAAAAACTTCTTGTACAACCTTATATCCTGGATACTCAATAGCAATTGAAGAACAAAACTCTTTTAAGATGTTTGAGATAATAAACATAGAGTCAGAAAAACCACTACATATAACAATTTGTTCTTCATCACAAATTACAGCTCTTGATTTTGAAAGATAAGAAGAAAGCTCTTTTCTAAGACTTAAGTCTCCTTGTTTATTTGGATAAGAACCAAAGTTTATTGAAGAAATAGCCTTACTATGAAGTTTAGACCAAAGCTTTTTAGGAAAAACATCTTCACTATGCTTTGCCTGATAAAAATCATATTTATACATTTTTTCTATTTGTTGATTACTATTTTTTATAGGAAAAGTTGTGAAATTTTGTATAACATCTTTACTTACATAATAACCACTTTGAGGATGACTTTCAATATAACCTTCTGCATATAACTGACTATATGCGGACTCTACTGTTGTTTTACTGATTTTATAATCACTTGACATCTTTCTTATAGATGGAAGTTTAGTATTGGCTTTTAGGATATTATTTATTATATCTTCTTTTATTTGTGTATATAGCTGTATATATAAAGGCAAAGCAGATTTTTTTAATTTATACATAACTGACCTTGTCAAAAAATATAATTTTGTATCTTTTAAAAAGTACAATTTATTGATATTATACTTTTTAAAACTTATTAAAGGATTATAAGATGCAAAATAAGGCACAAATACTTTTTATAAAAGTAGGAAAAGTAACTACAACAAAACTTGAAAACCAAAAAAGAAAAGAGTTGATCTCAGGAATTAAAAAATATCCAGTACAAAAAGCATACTTAAAAAGAACAGGTTTTTTAGAAGATGAACAAGCTGATTTAAATCATCATGGAGGAGAGAATAAAGCTTTATTTTTATTTGCAAGCTCAAGCTATGAAAAAATAAATAAACAATGCAATACAAACTATAAAATAGATGAGGTGTCACATTTTGGTGAAAATGTAGTTTTATCAAATATAAATGAAGATGATATTTGTATTGGAGATGTTTATAAAATAGGAGAGACAATAATACAAATAACTCAACCAAGACAACCATGCTGGAAGTTAAGTGCTAATACAAATAAAAAAGAGATGACAAAGTTTATTTTTGAAAGTGGTTTAACAGGCTGGTATGCAAAGGTTATAAAAGAGGGCGTAATTAGAAAGAATGATATGTTTGAACTTATACAAAGAGTAGAAGAGAAATTAAATATTAGTATTTTAAATAAGCTTATTGTAAATCCAAGTATAGATATAGGTTTAGCAAAGAAAGCTATTGAGTCAAAATATTTAGGCAAAGCTTTTCAAAACTCATTAAATAAAAGAGTTCAAGCTAAAGAAAAAGATACTCAGTTTGAAGCTTATCATACTTAATGAATACACAGATTTTAATCATCAAATTAGATTTAATAAAAATAAAATAAAAGGAAAAAATATGAGGCATAGAACAAAAACCCATTTATTAACACAAGAACAAATAGATAATTTATTATATCGTGTAGAAATAGGACGATTAGGAACATATAGCCAAGATGGTTATCCTTATGTTTTACCTATGCACTTTGTACATTTTGATAATAAAATATATATGCATGGTCTACCAAAAGGTAAGAAAATAGATAATATAAAGTTTAATTCTAATGTTTGTTTTGAAATAGATGAAATGCTTTCTTTATTATATAAAGGAGTTGAAGACCCTTGTGATGTTAATACAGAGTTTAATAGTATTATTCTTAGAGGAAGTGCAAGTCTTGTTAGTAACTTAAATGAAAAATATAGAGCTTTATCAAAAATTGTTGAAAAGTTTACTCCACACTTAAAAGATAAAGAATTACCTGAAAAAATGGTAAAAGGAACTGCCGTAATTAAAATAGATATTCTTGATTATGTGGGTAGATATTATAAATAAGATATGAGGTATTAAAAAATAATAATGAATAAGAAAAACTATTTAAAAGAGAGTAAAATAATAGATTTTAAAAATGAAAATATTAAAAAGTTAGCAAAAGAGCTATTTTTAAATAGTTCTAGTAAAGAACAAATAGTTAAAAATTGTTTTGAGTATGTAAGGGATGAAATTAAACATAGTGGTGATTATAAAATTGATAAAGTTACTTGTAAAGCAAGTGAAGTTTTAGAATCAAAAACTGGTTGGTGTTTTGCAAAGTCTCATTTGCTTGCGGCACTTTTAAGAGCAAATAATATTCCTACTGCTTTTTGTTATCAAAGACTTTCATGTAAAGAGTATAAAGAAAATCTATTTTCCTTGCATGGATTTAATGCTGTTTATTTAGAAGAGTATGGTTGGTTAAAAATAGATGCAAGAGGAAATAAAAAAGAAGTTGATGCTCAGTTTATTCCTCCAAAAGAGAAGCTAGCTTTTGAATTAGATGAAAGTGAGTTTGATTTAGGAGTTTACTATTCAAATCCTTTAGATATAGTTATCAAAGCATTAAAAATTAATAGTAGTTATAAACAAATGATTAACAATATGCCAGATATAAAAAGTACTATTTGAAAATATAGCATTTTTATATTTAAACATATGAAGAAAGGACTAAATAGCTTAAAATCCAATGATATTAGCCTTATAATTGATAGATTCTAAGGTAAAATTACAAACTAAAGCTTTATAATATGGAACAGTATGAAAAGCTTTAGTAATTAAAGTATATATAAATAATAAAATTATAGGAAATATATGAATATTGAAAATTTAAAAGATTTAGAAGCAGAGTTTTTAGATGAATATCCAAAAGGTTTTGATGATGAACGACTTTTAAAATTAATGAAAAAATTCAACCCTGATAAGTTAGAAAAGATTTCAAAAGAAGCCTTTGATAAAAAGAATTTTTCACAACCAGATTTAATTTGTCAAAATTTTATAAATATAATTTCAAAATCTGTTGTAATCTCTTTTTATGATAAATTGAAGTTAAAAGATGCTTTTATAAATATGGGAATGTATGAAAAAGATATGTTTAGTATTGCATTGTATGATATTTTATATAAAAACAAGAAAGAAGGATTTGATAGTATTGTAGAAATTTTATCAAAGTATAATCTTGCGAAATGGACTTTAATAACTATCATTCCATATTATATGAATAGAAAAAATGATTATTTTATTAAACCTACTACTGCAAAAAATATTATAAATTATTTAGAACTTGATAATTTAATATATAAACCTAGACCTTCATATGAATTTTATGTAAATTATAAAAAAAATTTAGATAAACTAAAAAAAGTAACGCAGAAATCTTTTACAAAGGATAACATCTGTTTTACGGCTTTTTTACGATTGGGAATAGAGATATGTATTACACATTAATGAGGAGAGAATAAGATGTTTATAATTAATTTAAATTATGAAAAACCATTAGAAGAGGTTGATAAGTATTTAGATGCACACCTTAAATACTTAGAAGAACAATATAGCTTAGGAAACTTTGTAGCATCAGGTAAAAAAATACCAAGAACAGGTGGAGTTATCCTTTCAAAAATGAATTTTTTAACAGATTTAAAAAAGGTTTTAAGACAAGACCCTTTTCATAAAGCAAATTTAGCAACTTACGAAATTACAGAGTTTGTTCCTTCAATGGCAGCAAAAGAGTTTGAGGGTTTAAAAGAACTTACATAAATAACTTATTAACTTAGAAGTTTAAACTTCTAAGTTAATTTCTACTAAATACAAAAAATTTAC
The window above is part of the Malaciobacter marinus genome. Proteins encoded here:
- a CDS encoding pyridoxamine 5'-phosphate oxidase family protein, which codes for MRHRTKTHLLTQEQIDNLLYRVEIGRLGTYSQDGYPYVLPMHFVHFDNKIYMHGLPKGKKIDNIKFNSNVCFEIDEMLSLLYKGVEDPCDVNTEFNSIILRGSASLVSNLNEKYRALSKIVEKFTPHLKDKELPEKMVKGTAVIKIDILDYVGRYYK
- a CDS encoding PLP-dependent aminotransferase family protein, producing MYKLKKSALPLYIQLYTQIKEDIINNILKANTKLPSIRKMSSDYKISKTTVESAYSQLYAEGYIESHPQSGYYVSKDVIQNFTTFPIKNSNQQIEKMYKYDFYQAKHSEDVFPKKLWSKLHSKAISSINFGSYPNKQGDLSLRKELSSYLSKSRAVICDEEQIVICSGFSDSMFIISNILKEFCSSIAIEYPGYKVVQEVFSLQNYKITNIPILRNGIDLKALKQTKSKLIYVTPSHQYPTGKTIPISKRIDLINWACDNDAYIIEDDYDSELSYNNRPIPSLQGINDNQRVIYSGTFSKALSPAIRVSYIVLPKKLISMYKKIFYFSFSGVPIDIQKSLELFIKEGYWDKHIRKMRTLNKKKHDLMKKAIKEYLEDSVEIIREGSGLTILIKSKININWEKLHLLLEEKSIKVYSTTYDSNLNDNTIYLGFGGFKEDEISIAVKSFATVWFQSIKNTN
- a CDS encoding YciI family protein; translated protein: MFIINLNYEKPLEEVDKYLDAHLKYLEEQYSLGNFVASGKKIPRTGGVILSKMNFLTDLKKVLRQDPFHKANLATYEITEFVPSMAAKEFEGLKELT
- a CDS encoding transglutaminase-like domain-containing protein, giving the protein MNKKNYLKESKIIDFKNENIKKLAKELFLNSSSKEQIVKNCFEYVRDEIKHSGDYKIDKVTCKASEVLESKTGWCFAKSHLLAALLRANNIPTAFCYQRLSCKEYKENLFSLHGFNAVYLEEYGWLKIDARGNKKEVDAQFIPPKEKLAFELDESEFDLGVYYSNPLDIVIKALKINSSYKQMINNMPDIKSTI
- a CDS encoding AraC family transcriptional regulator, which gives rise to MKKNSTMKEISFKEHKLIFKNIIKKHSFAKHIHEDTYMIGICLHGKGVFTLENEKNEVNEKMIFIIPPNTVHSCISYDIDGKWNFLTCFIPKDFFENIASSICSKSNYTFKEYFIKDDKLFSHLEELIRTTLLSEKLIDEEIINFITLFCEKYMTYKEKIKTIENEKFELLFKYLKEESYELKELNFYKMAEIMKMNPYYFHRIFSKTIGLTPQSFINFLRVSKATKLLKKYDSLASVAQDCGFYDQSHFTKEFKKYHGITPKNFKNIP
- a CDS encoding MOSC domain-containing protein, with translation MQNKAQILFIKVGKVTTTKLENQKRKELISGIKKYPVQKAYLKRTGFLEDEQADLNHHGGENKALFLFASSSYEKINKQCNTNYKIDEVSHFGENVVLSNINEDDICIGDVYKIGETIIQITQPRQPCWKLSANTNKKEMTKFIFESGLTGWYAKVIKEGVIRKNDMFELIQRVEEKLNISILNKLIVNPSIDIGLAKKAIESKYLGKAFQNSLNKRVQAKEKDTQFEAYHT
- a CDS encoding SLC13 family permease, with the protein product MIKNIAFISIPLFLYFILNNFINETKDLILITLIFSTIAYWATNIIPLYFSSLIFLFTCLVFTLSPKEMIFSGFSSSAFWLVFSGMLIATAIKNVNLNNRFSNFFSIIKNISYLKLLIYISIFCIAFSFLMPSSVVRVVLLVPLAITIANALGFEEKDKGYIGILLTFILCSSIPAFTILPANVPNMILSGLTKEIYDFELLFSHYLLSNFFVLGFLKNIIIVALIYLFFKDEIKQNKIKKENSSFSKNEKIVMITLLIMLSFWLTDFIHKISPSVIAMIGVLFLAYPSINIIKNKDINSINFSSLIFVAAIISLGSIIANNEFIKESLLSVINLYSPSEYKLFDYIKVTTLMSLSGIIITQPTIPAIFTPMAEQLSNISSFSLNEIFMMQVAAFSNVYFPFQAPPLAVGLALSGMKQKHMLKIVLVLAIICIVFLYPLEYLWINFIK